A single region of the Melopsittacus undulatus isolate bMelUnd1 chromosome 10, bMelUnd1.mat.Z, whole genome shotgun sequence genome encodes:
- the MTCL2 gene encoding LOW QUALITY PROTEIN: microtubule cross-linking factor 2 (The sequence of the model RefSeq protein was modified relative to this genomic sequence to represent the inferred CDS: deleted 1 base in 1 codon) has product MASSRLQLSTSLAFSDLTEELLDAGTDGLLRELEDLRSENDYLKDEIEELRAEMLEMRDVYMEEDVYQLQELRQQLDQASKTCRILQYRLRKAERRSLRVAQTGQVDGELIHSLEQDVKVAKDVSVRLHNELEAVEKKRIRLEEENEDLRQRLIETELAKQVVQNEMDKLRENSLKKRGSRSIGKAEKKPSVQEDSADLKCQLHFAKEESALMCKKLTKLAKENDGMKEELLKYRSLYGDLDSSLSVEELADSPHSREAELKVHLKLVEEEANILSRRIVELEVENRGLRAEMDDMKGQGDRELPAQDARFLAGITGCGDTGDTVAELRRHLQFVEEEAELLRRSLLELEDQNKLLLSELSKYKSEHDLDVTLSEDSCSVVSEPSQEELATAKVQISELSGKVKKLQYENRVLLSNLQRCDLASCQSTRPMLETDAEAGDSAQCIPTTSWRDGTNGSEADVLGGGKVPDGPAKLLKPKDLETLVGIRDQAVLVSKAINILISDANGFTSGLKACLDNECVGGLLGEAMGSGGESPSDAKLMNVLLMRLGVLQQDLGCFVRKVDHLSGSLKEHTDSFSFSSPSSHDTTKDGLQKEHASDFQQPDFRDADPYHMPHAKDTDPTQPRSYRTCRPEENDSYATEIKELQLVLSEANESLRGLQEQLSQERQLRKDEVDNFSQKICQLKEDHQKALLRREFELQSLNLQRRLEQKFWSQEKNLLVQESQQFRQSFLLLFMKLKWFLKRWRQGKVVHSEGEDFLEVNSMKELYLLLEEEELAPQQQADNKMCTGDAWTPNTPNECIKTLAEMKVTLQELCTELREERRGASELQQQFTKAKAAWEMERAELKCHIAQLESKAGKGITERALPDWKVALKREREEHQHLLAESYSAVMDLTKQLQISEKNWNQEKVELLARFKEEQQQAEQQAKDLQNKINQLQKGTNPWALKHSEMEKHGSNWKEALNEKITDKETISEAEAKGTNLKRTKSVSSMSEFESLLDCSPYLPGKTTSGLGDLSRGKKASAAAQLLPNGIRDSAGLPPSHCTYVNIEQPAPDSLAKEKLGISSWDYSWAHSLSGHDPAQKQMQRSYTAPDKTGIRIYYSPPVVRRLEAPLVHNKEGKIMIEPGFLFTMAKPKEPEESASAESTYSQWLCNFSKQQRELLDAGTVESTVPPVPRFPPSLHDLEISGNMSDDMKEITNCVRQAIRSSSLERKVKSTSSQTVGLAHVGTQTIQTVSIGLQTDLPRSSSMHSKSWSPRSSSLVSVRSKQISSSLDKVHSRIERPCCSPKYGSPKLQRRSSSKLDASKDRSLWNLHQSKQNGSAWARSTTTRDSPVLSNINDGLSSLFSVVEHAGSTESIWKPGCPESSRAKPEAPKYGLVQEFFRNVCGRAQSPTAPLEKKDTPGEEGSKRAEHPGLATHHPTESISRGLNKKVLKQSSCEDPKPSSPGQGGKDAALRDPDLISAIASEDMACDCSSQSLTSCFARPSRSAVRHSPSKCRLHPADPPRAEEKLGASSE; this is encoded by the exons ATGGCCAGCAGCCgcctgcagctcagcacctCGCTCGCCTTCTCCGACCTCACCGAGGAGCTGCTGGACGCCGGCACCGACGGGCTGCTCCGCGAGCTGGAGGACCTGCGCTCCGAGAACGACTATCTCAAG GATGAGATTGAGGAGCTGCGTGCAGAGATGCTGGAGATGAGGGATGTCTACATGGAGGAGGACGTGTaccagctgcaggagctccgTCAGCAGCTGGACCAGGCCAGCAAGACCTGCCGCATCCTGCAGTACCGGCTGCGCAAAGCGGAGCGGCGCAGCCTGCGCGTGGCACAGACCGGGCAGGTGGATGGAGAGCTCATCCACAGCCTCGAGCAGGACGTCAAG GTGGCCAAGGACGTGTCTGTGCGGCTCCACAATGAGCTGGAGGCAGTGGAGAAGAAGAGGATCcggctggaggaggagaacgAGGACCTGCGCCAGCGGCTCATCGAGACCGAGCTGGCCAAGCAGGTGGTGCAGAACGAGATGGACAAGCTCCGAGAG AATTCCCTGAAGAAGCGGGGGTCTCGCTCCATTGGGAAGGCTGAGAAGAAACCATCAGTGCAG GAGGACAGCGCAGACCTCAAGTGCCAGCTGCATTTTGCCAAGGAGGAGTCGGCCCTGATGTGCAAGAAGCTGaccaagctggccaaggagaaCGACGGCATGaaggaggagctgctgaagTACAGGTCCCTGTATGGGGATCTCGACAGCTCCCTCTCGGTGGAGGAGCTGGCCGACTCTCCCCACTCCCGGGAGGCTGAGCTGAAGGTCCACCTCAAGCTGGTGGAGGAGGAAGCCAACATCCTCAGCCGGCGGATAGTGGAGCTGGAGGTGGAGAACCGCGGGCTGCGGGCAGAGATGGATGACATGAAGGGCCAGGGGGACAGGGAGCTGCCGGCGCAGGACGCGCGGTTCCTGGCGGGCATCACGGGCTGCGGGGACACGGGGGACACGGTGGCAGAGCTGCGCCGGCACCTGCAGTTCGTGGAGGAGGAGGCCGAGCTGCTGAGGCGCtcgctgctggagctggaggaccAGAACAAGCTGCTCCTGAGCGAGCTGAGCAAGTACAAGTCAGAGCATGACCTGGACGTGACGCTGTCGGAGGACAGCTGCTCGGTGGTCAGCGAGCCCTCGCAGGAGGAGCTGGCCACGGCCAAGGTGCAGATCAGTGAGCTGAGCGGCAAGGTGAAGAAGCTGCAGTATGAGAACCGTGTCCTCCTCTCCAACCTGCAGCGCTGCGACCTCGCCTCCTGCCAGAGCACCCGGCCCATGCTGGAGACAGACGCTGAGGCTGGTGACTCGGCACAGTGCATCCCCACCACCAGCTGGAGGGACGGCACAAACGGCAGTGAAGCCGATGTGCTCGGTGGTGGGAAGGTGCCTGATGGTCCAGCCAAGCTGCTCAAGCCCAAGGATTTGGAAACCTTGGTGGGCATCCGGGACCAAGCGGTGCTTGTCAGCAAAGCGATCAATATCTTGATTTCGGATGCCAACGGCTTCACCTCTGGGCTGAAGGCTTGCTTGGACAACGAGTGTGTT GGGGGGCTGCTGGGCGAGGCGATGGGCAGCGGAGGTGAGAGCCCCAGCGATGCCAAGCTGATGAATGTGCTGCTCATGCGGCTGGGTGTGCTCCAGCAGGACCTGGGCTGCTTCGTGAGAAAGGTGGATCACCTCAGCGGCAGCCTCAAGGAGCACACGGACTCTTTCAgcttctccagccccagcagccacgACACCACCAAAGATGGGCTGCAGAAGGAGCATGCCTCTGACTTCCAG CAGCCTGATTTTAGGGACGCCGACCCTTACCACATGCCCCACGCCAAGGACACGGACCCCACACAGCCCCGGAGCTACAGGACCTGCCGGCCCGAGGAGAATGACTCCTATGCCACCGAG AtaaaggagctgcagctggtGCTGTCGGAGGCCAATGAGAGCCTGcgggggctgcaggagcagctctccCAGGAGAGGCAGCTGAGAAAGGATGAGGTGGACAACTTCTCACAGAAGATCTGCCAG CTGAAGGAGGACCACCAGAAAGCACTGCTGCGGCGCGAGTTCGAGCTGCAGAGCCTGAACCTGCAGAGGCGGCTGGAGCAGAAGTTCTGGAGCCAGGAGAAGAACCTGCTGGTGCAGGAGTCGCAGCAGTTCAGGCAgagcttcctcctgctcttcatGAAGCTCAAGTGGTTCCTCAAGCGCTGGCGCCAGGGCAAGGTGGTGCACAGCGAGGGCGAGGACTTTTTGGAG GTTAACAGCATGAAGGAGCTGtacctgctgctggaggaggaggagctcgccccacagcagcaggcgGACAACAAGATGTGCACTGGGGATGCCTGGACCCCCAACACG CCCAACGAGTGCATCAAGACGCTGGCGGAGATGAAGGTGaccctgcaggagctgtgcaCAGAGCTGCGGGAGGAGCGGCGCGGTGCCAGCGAGCTCCAGCAGCAGTTCACCAAGGCCAAGGCTGCCTGGGAGATGGAGCGCGCCGAGCTCAAGTGCCACATCGCCCAG CTGGAGTCCAAGGCAGGCAAAGGGATCACGGAGCGTGCGCTGCCGGATTGGAAGGTGGCGTTGAAGAGGGAGCGTGAGGAGCACCAGCATCTCCTAGCTGAGTCCTACAGCGCTGTCATGGACCTCACCAAGCAGCTGCAGATCAGCGAGAAGAACTGGAACCAGGAGAAGGTGGAGCTGCTGGCCCGCTTcaaggaggagcagcagcaggcagagcagcaagCAAAGGACCTGCAGAACAAAATCAACCAG TTGCAGAAAGGAACCAACCCCTGGGCATTGAAGCACTCTGAAATGGAGAAGCATGGCAGCAACTGGAAAGAG GCTCTCAATGAAAAAATCACAGACAAAGAGACAATCTCTGAAGCAGAAGCCAAGGGAACCAACCTCAAAAG GACCAAGTCTGTTTCCTCCATGTCAGAGTTTGAAAGCTTGCTCGACTGTTCTCCCTACCTCCCTGGAAAGACCACGTCAGGGCTGGGCGACCTCTCCCGGGGCAAAAAGGCATCTGCAGCTGCCCAGCTGCTGCCCAACGGCATCCGGGACAGTGCTggccttcctccctcccactgTACATATGTGAATATCGAGCAACCTGCCCCCGACAGCCTGGCCAAGGAGAAGCTGGGCATCTCCTCCTGGGACTACTCATGggcacacagcctctctgggcacgACCCAGCCCAGAAGCAGATGCAGAGGAGCTACACAGCACCTGACAAAACGGGGATTCGCATCTACTACAGCCCACCAGTGGTGCGGCGGCTGGAGGCACCGCTGGTGCACAACAAGGAGGGGAAGATCATGATTGAACCTGGCTTCTTGTTCACCATGGCCAAGCCGAAGGAGCCGGAGGAGTCAGCCAGTGCTGAAAGCACCTACAGTCAGTGGCTCTGCAACTTCTCCAAGCAGCAGCGGGAGCTGCTGGATGCTGGCACAGTGGAGAGCACGGTGCCACCAGTGCCTCGCTTCCCCCCATCACTGCATGACCTGGAGATCTCTGGCAACATGAGCGATGACATGAAGGAGATCACCAACTGCGTGCGGCAGGCCATCCGCTCCAGCTCACTGGAGAGGAAGGTGAAGAGCACCTCGAGCCAGACAGTGGGGCTGGCCCACGTGGGGACACAGACCATCCAGACGGTGAGCATCGGGCTGCAGACTGACCTGCCACgcagcagcagcatgcacaGCAAGAGCTGGTCCCCGCGCAGCTCCTCCCTCGTGTCCGTGCGCAGCAAGCAGATCTCCTCCTCCCTGGACAAGGTGCACTCCAGGATTGAGCGGCCGTGCTGCTCCCCGAAATACGGCTCTCCAAAGCTCCAGAGGAGGTCTTCCTCCAAGCTGGATGCCTCTAAGGACAGGAGCCTCTGGAACCTGCACCAGAGCAAGCAGAACGGCTCTGCCTGGGCCCGCTCCACCACCACCCGTGACAGCCCCGTCCTCAGCAACATCAACGATGGCTTGTCCAGCTTGTTCAGCGTGGTGGAGCACGCAGGCAGCACTGAGTCCATCTGGAAGCCGGGCTGCCCTGAGAGCAGCCGGGCCAAGCCTGAAGCACCCAAGTACGGCCTCGTGCAGGAGTTCTTCAGGAACGTGTGCGGGCGGGCGCAGAGCCCCACTGCTCCCCTGGAGAAGAAGGACACCCCAGGGGAGGAGGGCAGCAAGAGAGCCGAGCACCCTGGCCTGGCCACCCATCACCCAACAGAGAGCATCTCCCGTGGCTTGAACAAGAAAGTGCTTAAGCAGAGCAGCTGCGAGGACCCCAAACCCTCGTCCCCTGGGCAGGGGGGTAAGGATGCAGCCCTGCGGGACCCCGACCTCATCTCGGCCATAGCCAGCGAG GACATGGCGTGTGACTGCAGCTCCCAGTCCCTCACCTCCTGCTTTGCCCGGCCATCCCGCTCTGCCGTCCGCCATTCCCCATCCAAGTGCAGACTGCACCCTGCGGACCCCCCCAGGGCGGAGGAGAAGCTGGGGGCCTCAAGTGAGTGA